Proteins from one Cryptomeria japonica chromosome 4, Sugi_1.0, whole genome shotgun sequence genomic window:
- the LOC131875404 gene encoding cysteine-rich receptor-like protein kinase 19 isoform X1, which translates to MKNKMKYNSFPLIPYVGLKFLPILLLLSAINFPSAICSDYVWFTCDDSTNYTDGSTYSTNLNLVINDLFHNAPQSLGFNTSSGGQSPYKVYGLLQCTGNISAERCSNCVLEANSSIHQLCPNKTGGRIWFDDCFLRYNNSNFFSILDTSGGGTIFSGVEINSDWEAFESTAISLLSTLSDKAYISANKGFSVGVANYSASEKLYGLVQCWRDISVQDCKTCLVTAREELKGCCYRKPGVQVPLGSCKVKYDTNPFFDSAESPSTSPEGSNPTTSTTSKKKSTKTLSIALALVGGIILALVICFIAWRKRVRSAIFESPITVAIQNQERQEFSDESGLLMQEHQFAFSLKVLAEATGDFHDDNKLGEGGFGDVYKGTIKDGNEIAVKKLSTNSLQGKKEFLNEVKLVDNVQHRNLTKLLGCCAEGDERLLVYDYYPNKSLDTFIFDSKKRKELNWQKRYNIIIGIAHGLHYLHEDSQLRIIHRDIKATNILLDDKLNPKITDFGIARFFPEDVTQIQTRVAGTCGYMAPEYVMRGHLSVKVDVYSFGVLLLEIVCGRKNTDADLPYHMQNLLEWAWVLFKRGNGLNVVDSKASELVEEEALRCIHVGLLCVQADATFRPVMSDVIKMLTRSSMKLPSPTEPAFINYSESDASKPVSSFVVEYNEKEKSQINETTVTELEAR; encoded by the exons ATGAAAAACAAGATGAAGTACAACTCTTTCCCCTTAATTCCTTATGTAGGATTAAAGTTTCTTCCAATCCTCCTTTTGCTATCTGCCATAAATTTTCCTTCTGCCATATGCAGTGACTATGTATGGTTCACCTGTGATGATTCCACAAATTACACCGATGGCAGTACATATTCCACAAACTTAAATCTAGTCATCAATGATCTGTTTCATAACGCACCTCAAAGTTTAGGGTTTAACACTTCTTCCGGAGGCCAATCTCCCTATAAGGTCTATGGTCTCCTCCAATGTACTGGAAATATATCAGCAGAGAGATGCTCAAACTGTGTGCTGGAAGCGAATAGCAGTATTCATCAACTTTGTCCCAACAAAACAGGCGGGCGAATATGGTTTGATGACTGCTTCCTTCGTTACAACAACTCTAATTTCTTTTCAATTCTAGATACTAGCGGTGGAGGTACCATTTTCAGCGGGGTTGAAATTAATAGCGATTGGGAGGCTTTTGAGTCCACAGCCATCAGCCTTTTGTCGACCCTTTCAGACAAAGCTTATATCTCTGCAAATAAGGGATTCTCAGTTGGTGTAGCCAATTATTCTGCATCAGAAAAGTTGTATGGTTTAGTTCAGTGTTGGAGAGATATATCAGTACAAGATTGCAAAACATGCTTGGTAACAGCAAGGGAGGAGCTGAAGGGTTGTTGTTATAGAAAACCAGGAGTCCAGGTTCCATTAGGGAGCTGCAAGGTAAAATATGATACAAACCCATTTTTTGACTCTGCTGAATCTCCCTCTACCTCCCCCGAGGGATCCAATCCAACTACTTCAACGACATCAAAAA AAAAGTCTACAAAAACATTATCTATAGCATTAGCGTTGGTGGGAGGCATCATTCTGGCTTTAGTTATTTGTTTCATTGCATGGAGAAAAAGAGTTAGATCTGCTATTTTTGAGAGCCCAATAACTGTAGCTATCCAAAATCAAG AGAGGCAAGAATTTTCCGATGAATCCGGGCTACTTATGCAAGAGCATCAGTTTGCCTTCAGCTTAAAAGTGTTGGCAGAAGCTACAGGAGATTTCCATGATGACAACAAGCTTGGAGAAGGAGGTTTTGGTGATGTATATAAG GGAACGATTAAAGATGGAAATGAAATAGCTGTGAAAAAGCTCTCTACGAATTCTTTACAAGGCAAGAAAGAATTTCTGAATGAAGTGAAATTGGTGGACAATGTTCAACATCGAAACCTTACAAAGTTGTTGGGATGTTGTGCTGAGGGAGATGAAAGGCTACTTGTTTACGATTATTATCCCAACAAAAGCTTGGACACATTTATTTTTG ATTCAAAGAAGCGCAAAGAGTTAAATTGGCAAAAGCGTTACAATATCATCATTGGAATTGCACATGGACTTCACTATCTTCATGAAGATTCACAACTGCGAATCATTCATAGAGATATTAAAGCAACCAATATTTTACTTGATGACAAACTCAATCCAAAGATCACTGACTTTGGTATAGCTAGATTTTTCCCTGAAGATGTGACACAGATCCAAACAAGAGTTGCAGGCACATG CGGTTACATGGCTCCAGAGTATGTAATGCGAGGGCACCTGTCTGTTAAAGTAGACGTTTATAGTTTTGGAGTATTGCTGCTTGAGATTGTCTGTGGAAGGAAAAACACTGATGCTGATCTTCCATACCATATGCAAAACTTGTTGGAATGG GCATGGGTACTATTCAAGAGAGGAAATGGACTGAATGTGGTAGATTCAAAGGCATCAGAACTCGTAGAAGAAGAGGCCCTAAGGTGCATTCATGTTGGGCTGTTGTGTGTGCAAGCTGATGCAACATTTCGACCAGTTATGTCTGATGTTATTAAGATGCTCACTAGAAGTTCAATGAAATTGCCCAGTCCTACAGAGCCTGCTTTTATAAATTATAGTGAGAGCGATGCTTCAAAGCCAGTGTCAAGCTTCGTGGTTGAGTACAATGAAAAGGAAAAATCGCAGATAAACGAAACCACCGTTACTGAATTGGAAGCAAGGTga
- the LOC131875404 gene encoding cysteine-rich receptor-like protein kinase 44 isoform X2, with protein sequence MKNKMKYNSFPLIPYVGLKFLPILLLLSAINFPSAICSDYVWFTCDDSTNYTDGSTYSTNLNLVINDLFHNAPQSLGFNTSSGGQSPYKVYGLLQCTGNISAERCSNCVLEANSSIHQLCPNKTGGRIWFDDCFLRYNNSNFFSILDTSGGGTIFSGVEINSDWEAFESTAISLLSTLSDKAYISANKGFSVGVANYSASEKLYGLVQCWRDISVQDCKTCLVTAREELKGCCYRKPGVQVPLGSCKVKYDTNPFFDSAESPSTSPEGSNPTTSTTSKKRQEFSDESGLLMQEHQFAFSLKVLAEATGDFHDDNKLGEGGFGDVYKGTIKDGNEIAVKKLSTNSLQGKKEFLNEVKLVDNVQHRNLTKLLGCCAEGDERLLVYDYYPNKSLDTFIFDSKKRKELNWQKRYNIIIGIAHGLHYLHEDSQLRIIHRDIKATNILLDDKLNPKITDFGIARFFPEDVTQIQTRVAGTCGYMAPEYVMRGHLSVKVDVYSFGVLLLEIVCGRKNTDADLPYHMQNLLEWAWVLFKRGNGLNVVDSKASELVEEEALRCIHVGLLCVQADATFRPVMSDVIKMLTRSSMKLPSPTEPAFINYSESDASKPVSSFVVEYNEKEKSQINETTVTELEAR encoded by the exons ATGAAAAACAAGATGAAGTACAACTCTTTCCCCTTAATTCCTTATGTAGGATTAAAGTTTCTTCCAATCCTCCTTTTGCTATCTGCCATAAATTTTCCTTCTGCCATATGCAGTGACTATGTATGGTTCACCTGTGATGATTCCACAAATTACACCGATGGCAGTACATATTCCACAAACTTAAATCTAGTCATCAATGATCTGTTTCATAACGCACCTCAAAGTTTAGGGTTTAACACTTCTTCCGGAGGCCAATCTCCCTATAAGGTCTATGGTCTCCTCCAATGTACTGGAAATATATCAGCAGAGAGATGCTCAAACTGTGTGCTGGAAGCGAATAGCAGTATTCATCAACTTTGTCCCAACAAAACAGGCGGGCGAATATGGTTTGATGACTGCTTCCTTCGTTACAACAACTCTAATTTCTTTTCAATTCTAGATACTAGCGGTGGAGGTACCATTTTCAGCGGGGTTGAAATTAATAGCGATTGGGAGGCTTTTGAGTCCACAGCCATCAGCCTTTTGTCGACCCTTTCAGACAAAGCTTATATCTCTGCAAATAAGGGATTCTCAGTTGGTGTAGCCAATTATTCTGCATCAGAAAAGTTGTATGGTTTAGTTCAGTGTTGGAGAGATATATCAGTACAAGATTGCAAAACATGCTTGGTAACAGCAAGGGAGGAGCTGAAGGGTTGTTGTTATAGAAAACCAGGAGTCCAGGTTCCATTAGGGAGCTGCAAGGTAAAATATGATACAAACCCATTTTTTGACTCTGCTGAATCTCCCTCTACCTCCCCCGAGGGATCCAATCCAACTACTTCAACGACATCAAAAA AGAGGCAAGAATTTTCCGATGAATCCGGGCTACTTATGCAAGAGCATCAGTTTGCCTTCAGCTTAAAAGTGTTGGCAGAAGCTACAGGAGATTTCCATGATGACAACAAGCTTGGAGAAGGAGGTTTTGGTGATGTATATAAG GGAACGATTAAAGATGGAAATGAAATAGCTGTGAAAAAGCTCTCTACGAATTCTTTACAAGGCAAGAAAGAATTTCTGAATGAAGTGAAATTGGTGGACAATGTTCAACATCGAAACCTTACAAAGTTGTTGGGATGTTGTGCTGAGGGAGATGAAAGGCTACTTGTTTACGATTATTATCCCAACAAAAGCTTGGACACATTTATTTTTG ATTCAAAGAAGCGCAAAGAGTTAAATTGGCAAAAGCGTTACAATATCATCATTGGAATTGCACATGGACTTCACTATCTTCATGAAGATTCACAACTGCGAATCATTCATAGAGATATTAAAGCAACCAATATTTTACTTGATGACAAACTCAATCCAAAGATCACTGACTTTGGTATAGCTAGATTTTTCCCTGAAGATGTGACACAGATCCAAACAAGAGTTGCAGGCACATG CGGTTACATGGCTCCAGAGTATGTAATGCGAGGGCACCTGTCTGTTAAAGTAGACGTTTATAGTTTTGGAGTATTGCTGCTTGAGATTGTCTGTGGAAGGAAAAACACTGATGCTGATCTTCCATACCATATGCAAAACTTGTTGGAATGG GCATGGGTACTATTCAAGAGAGGAAATGGACTGAATGTGGTAGATTCAAAGGCATCAGAACTCGTAGAAGAAGAGGCCCTAAGGTGCATTCATGTTGGGCTGTTGTGTGTGCAAGCTGATGCAACATTTCGACCAGTTATGTCTGATGTTATTAAGATGCTCACTAGAAGTTCAATGAAATTGCCCAGTCCTACAGAGCCTGCTTTTATAAATTATAGTGAGAGCGATGCTTCAAAGCCAGTGTCAAGCTTCGTGGTTGAGTACAATGAAAAGGAAAAATCGCAGATAAACGAAACCACCGTTACTGAATTGGAAGCAAGGTga
- the LOC131074167 gene encoding cysteine-rich receptor-like protein kinase 43, giving the protein MKYNCLLCIPYRGTIFLPTLLLLLFVMNFPSVICTYVGSRCDNSSTFTNGSTYSTNLNLVINDLFLNAPKSSGFNISSRGQSPNKIYGLLQCTGNISAERCSKCAVEANNSNHDLCPNDIGGKIWLDDCFMRYHNSNFISSLDTTGFKLLNTMDISSNRDDFKNITTGLLSNLSDKAYIPANKGYAVGSANYSATGIVYGLVQCWRDISIQDCRPCLVKARVNLSDCCSTKQGAQFLSGSCKVRYEIYHFFDSAQSPSPSPEGFIPPPLSTPEKKSSKTLPIILGLVGGIILVLFICLIIFRKRVKSLCFKEPITIATPNQATEMHGVSPESELMQEHNLVFSLEALVEATQNFHGSNKLGEGGFGAVYKGTTRDGNEIAVKKLSAKSKQGKKEFMNEVKLVANVQHRNLARLLGCCVEGDQRLLVYDYFVNRSLDTFIFDVEKRKELDWQKLYNIITGIARGLLYLHQEPQLRIIHRDIKANNILLDHKLIPKIGDFGLAKLFPEDKTHIHTRVAGTYGYMPPEYAMRGQLSVKVDVYSFGVVLLEIVSGRKNNDIDLPYDMQHLVEWAWKLFQGGNTLNMVDSEASGVSEEQALRCIHVGLLCVQANATLRPVMSDVITMISSSSVTLPNPSKPAFVSTGESHSSKSEPKSMSSWGIEEHKIVTTSQISAPTTSSSSGIRSVNEASITEVEAR; this is encoded by the exons ATGAAGTACAACTGTTTACTCTGTATTCCTTACAGAGGAACAATTTTTCTTCCAACCCTCCTCCTTTTGCTGTTTGTAATGAATTTTCCTTCCGTTATATGTACTTATGTAGGGAGCAGATGCGACAATTCCTCTACTTTCACTAATGGCAGCACCTATTCCACAAACTTAAACCTAGTTATCAACGATCTGTTTCTTAATGCACCAAAAAGCTCAGGGTTTAACATTTCTTCTCGTGGCCAATCTCCCAATAAAATATATGGTCTGCTTCAGTGTACTGGGAATATATCAGCAGAGAGATGCTCAAAATGTGCAGTGGAAGCAAATAACAGCAATCACGACCTTTGCCCCAACGACATAGGTGGGAAAATATGGTTGGATGACTGTTTCATGCGCTATCACAACTCTAATTTCATTTCAAGCCTTGATACTACTGGATTTAAGTTGCTGAACACGATGGATATTAGTTCAAATAGAGATGATTTCAAGAACATAACCACTGGGCTTCTGTCGAATCTGTCTGACAAAGCTTACATCCCAGCAAATAAGGGATATGCTGTTGGATCAGCCAATTATAGTGCTACTGGAATAGTATATGGTTTAGTTCAATGTTGGAGAGATATATCAATACAAGATTGCAGACCATGCTTGGTTAAAGCAAGAGTAAATCTGAGCGATTGCTGTTCGACAAAACAAGGAGCCCAGTTTCTGAGCGGGAGCTGTAAGGTAAGATATGAGATTTACCACTTTTTTGACTCTGCACAGTCACCCTCTCCCTCCCCTGAGGGGTTCATACCTCCACCTCTTTCCACACCAGAAA AAAAGTCTTCAAAAACATTACCTATCATTTTGGGGCTTGTGGGAGGCATCATTCTAGTTCTATTTATTTGTCTGATCATATTCAGAAAAAGAGTTAAATCTCTGTGTTTTAAGGAACCAATAACTATTGCTACTCCTAACCAAG CTACAGAGATGCATGGGGTATCCCCTGAATCTGAGTTAATGCAAGAACATAATTTGGTCTTCAGCTTAGAAGCTCTAGTAGAAGCCACACAAAATTTTCATGGCAGCAATAAGCTTGGGGAGGGTGGCTTTGGTGCGGTATACAAG gGGACCACTAGAGATGGAAATGAGATAGCAGTGAAGAAGCTTTCTGCCAAATCTAAACAAGGGAAGAAAGAATTTATGAATGAAGTAAAATTGGTGGCTAATGTTCAGCACCGAAACCTTGCAAGGCTGCTCGGCTGTTGTGTAGAGGGAGATCAAAggttgcttgtttatgattatTTTGTTAACAGGAGCTTAGACACATTTATATTTG ATGTAGAGAAGCGCAAAGAGTTAGACTGGCAAAAACTTTATAATATCATCACTGGAATTGCTCGTGGGCTTCTCTATCTTCACCAGGAGCCACAATTGAGAATCATTCATAGAGATATTAAGGCAAACAATATTTTGCTTGACCACAAACTCATTCCAAAGATAGGTGACTTTGGCTTAGCCAAACTTTTTCCTGAAGACAAGACACACATCCATACAAGAGTTGCAGGCACATA CGGTTACATGCCTCCAGAGTATGCAATGAGAGGGCAGCTGTCTGTTAAAGTAGACGTCTATAGTTTTGGAGTAGTGCTGCTCGAGATCGTGAGTGGAAGGAAAAACAATGATATTGATCTTCCATACGATATGCAACACCTTGTAGAATGG GCATGGAAACTGTTCCAGGGAGGAAATACGCTGAATATGGTGGATTCAGAGGCATCGGGGGTCAGTGAGGAGCAGGCTTTAAGATGCATTCATGTTGGGCTTCTATGTGTACAAGCAAATGCAACACTTCGTCCAGTTATGTCTGATGTTATTACGATGATCTCTAGCAGTTCAGTGACATTGCCAAATCCTTCAAAGCCTGCTTTTGTAAGTACAGGTGAGAGCCATTCTTCAAAATCAGAACCAAAGTCAATGTCAAGTTGGGGGATTGAGGAGCATAAAATCGTAACAACATCACAGATTTCAGCTCCAACTACGTCATCTTCTTCAGGTATTCGTTCAGTAAATGAAGCTTCGATTACCGAAGTAGAGGCTAGGTAA